The following are encoded together in the Pan troglodytes isolate AG18354 chromosome 6, NHGRI_mPanTro3-v2.0_pri, whole genome shotgun sequence genome:
- the LOC100608524 gene encoding nucleophosmin-like isoform X2, with translation MGMRPLRPQNYLFTVEEEAESEDEDKEVVKLLSISGKQSAPGGGSKLPQKKVKLAADEDDDGDDFDDKETEEKHQSNGQESFKKQQKTPETPKGPSSVEDIKAKMQASIEKGGSIPTVEAKFISYVRNCFQMSDQEAIQDLWQ, from the exons ATGGGGATGAGGCCCCTGAGGCCCCAGAACTATCTTTTCA CTGTGGAGGAAGAAGCAGAGTCAGAAGATGAAGACAAGGAGGTTGTGAAACTCTTAAGTATATCTGGAAAGCAGTCTGCCCCGGGCGGTGGTAGCAAGCTTccacagaaaaaagtaaaacttgctgctgatgaagatgatgatggtgatgattttgatgataaggaaactgaagaaaaacaCCA ATCAAATGGACAAGAATCCttcaaaaaacagcaaaaaactcCTGAAACACCAAAAGGACCTAGTTCTGTAGAAGACATTAAAGCAAAAATGCAAGCAAGTATAGAAAAAGGTGGTTCTATTCCCACAGTGGAAGCCAAGTTCATCAGTTATGTGAGGAATTGCTTCCAGATGTCTGACCAGGAGGCTATTCAAGATCTCTGGCAGTAG
- the LOC100608524 gene encoding nucleophosmin-like isoform X1: MGMRPLRPQNYLFSCELKANKDYHFKVDNNENEHQLPLITINLGAGAMDELDIVEAEAMNYEGSPIKVILATLKMSVQPMVSLGGFEITPPVVLQLKCGSGPVHISGQHLVAVEEEAESEDEDKEVVKLLSISGKQSAPGGGSKLPQKKVKLAADEDDDGDDFDDKETEEKHQSNGQESFKKQQKTPETPKGPSSVEDIKAKMQASIEKGGSIPTVEAKFISYVRNCFQMSDQEAIQDLWQ, encoded by the exons ATGGGGATGAGGCCCCTGAGGCCCCAGAACTATCTTTTCAGTTGTGAACTAAAGGCCAACAAAGATTATCACTTTAAGGTggataataatgaaaatgagcACCAGTTACCTTTAATAACAATCAATTTAGGGGCTGGTGCAATGGATGAATTGGACATTGTTGAAGCAGAGGCAATGAATTATGAAGGCAGTCCAATTAAAGTAATACTGGCAACTTTGAAAATGTCTGTACAGCCAATGGTTTCCCTTGGGGGCTTTGAAATAACACCACCAGTGGTCTTACAGTTGAAGTGTGGTTCAGGGCCAGTGCATATTAGTGGACAGCATTTAGTAGCTGTGGAGGAAGAAGCAGAGTCAGAAGATGAAGACAAGGAGGTTGTGAAACTCTTAAGTATATCTGGAAAGCAGTCTGCCCCGGGCGGTGGTAGCAAGCTTccacagaaaaaagtaaaacttgctgctgatgaagatgatgatggtgatgattttgatgataaggaaactgaagaaaaacaCCA ATCAAATGGACAAGAATCCttcaaaaaacagcaaaaaactcCTGAAACACCAAAAGGACCTAGTTCTGTAGAAGACATTAAAGCAAAAATGCAAGCAAGTATAGAAAAAGGTGGTTCTATTCCCACAGTGGAAGCCAAGTTCATCAGTTATGTGAGGAATTGCTTCCAGATGTCTGACCAGGAGGCTATTCAAGATCTCTGGCAGTAG